Proteins from a single region of Candidatus Methylomirabilota bacterium:
- a CDS encoding chemotaxis protein CheW translates to MPLSPSRVAPRPHHIPTLRGRYLLFAVHGRTYAVEASCVKQVRRGEGALDGDLLFLGTPYTVIDLRALLGFPEWTGAAEGPHGRVAVLVVGAGLSGALLVDAIVNLVLLPLDVIGSVPLDFSAPERRWLRGLAHVDGREIPVLDVEALLPYRLERRYAQGLAG, encoded by the coding sequence ATGCCTCTTAGCCCGAGCCGTGTCGCGCCGCGGCCCCACCACATCCCGACCCTGCGGGGGCGCTACCTGCTCTTCGCGGTTCACGGCCGCACCTACGCGGTGGAGGCGTCGTGCGTGAAGCAGGTGCGCCGTGGTGAGGGGGCGCTGGACGGTGACCTCTTGTTCCTCGGCACGCCGTACACGGTGATCGACCTGCGCGCGCTCCTGGGCTTCCCCGAGTGGACCGGTGCCGCCGAGGGACCGCACGGCCGCGTGGCAGTGCTGGTGGTCGGTGCCGGGCTGTCCGGTGCGCTCCTCGTGGACGCCATCGTCAATCTGGTCCTGCTGCCCCTCGACGTCATCGGCTCCGTGCCGCTCGACTTCTCCGCGCCTGAGCGGCGCTGGCTTCGCGGGCTCGCCCACGTGGACGGCCGCGAGATCCCGGTGCTCGACGTGGAGGCGCTGCTGCCATACCGCCTGGAGAGGAGATATGCCCAAGGTCTTGCTGGTTGA
- a CDS encoding hybrid sensor histidine kinase/response regulator — protein MTEQPDREFLLSIFLMEAWDTVSILEEGAPGLPAGDDVEPLLVVAHRLRGAAALHGFPELAAEAAAIEDMLERVSAAGAAERVAIAGALGAAVTRLREGLERTGTTPPAPEPGLAEAETTDALLTELATFYASNTEVLEYFGPEAVEHLDTIAHSLLAIEGGADPRAEAATLFRAFHTLKGAAFTVGCRAIGDFAHRVEDLLVAVREARQPFTPAVVEAVFASADAIRLMLAAATERPRGLDAAAQRARGLIAALMVDGRAAAKETAAEDAHVPETATASPRVAVAPAPRASIRVAVDRLDSLMNLVGELMVARARMDEHLAQLDRVGELLLWSRTRMGEAVRAFEGKYEYTQLPAMAGARAGGGTGVPPLGPPTTGHSSALVHEFEELEFDRYDDFNILSRRVAEVSADVGEVQAQLAALVRIVRDDAAQMQRLTWSLRGEITRSRMVRIGTLFGRFLRRIRAIAADTGKSVDVKVMGEGVELDNTIIEQIADPLLHLVQNAVFHGIEPEAERTAQGKPARGTLTLRAYQEGGSVYVEVEDDGRGIAADRLRASAVRGGFLDVPGAARLNDREALDLVFLPGFSTAEVATSVAGRGIGMDVVRTNVLRLGGEIDVETEVSVGTRFTLKLPLTVLIGHALAIRVGKTELAVPVSAVRGLYAVDPADMHAGPEGETVELEGDVLDLIRLARVLELSGEAPSGRIPVMGLRAGRRVVAVAVDEFLGKQEIVIKSLGAFLEDAGPWAGASIAGDGRMVLLLDPNRLVERVRGAGRSEGRPTVETPSLSPSGRPGRVLVVDDSLSVRKFVGMMLERAGLEVRLASDGHEALGLLAEAASDLVVTDLEMPRVNGFELITDLRRRPETRDIPVIVLTTRAGEKHLALARKLGVEHYVTKPVDERAFVALALSLVPQGARGARP, from the coding sequence ATGACAGAGCAGCCGGATCGGGAGTTCTTGCTGAGCATCTTCCTCATGGAGGCCTGGGACACGGTCTCCATCCTCGAGGAAGGCGCTCCCGGTCTGCCCGCCGGCGACGATGTCGAGCCGCTGCTCGTGGTCGCGCATCGCCTCCGGGGCGCGGCCGCCCTCCACGGCTTCCCCGAGCTGGCCGCGGAGGCGGCTGCCATCGAGGACATGCTGGAGCGGGTGTCCGCGGCGGGCGCCGCCGAGCGCGTCGCAATCGCGGGCGCCCTCGGGGCCGCGGTGACGCGGCTGCGCGAGGGCCTCGAGCGCACCGGGACGACCCCGCCCGCCCCCGAACCGGGGCTCGCCGAGGCCGAGACGACCGACGCCCTGCTCACGGAGCTCGCCACGTTCTACGCGAGCAACACGGAGGTGCTGGAGTACTTCGGGCCCGAGGCGGTGGAGCACCTCGATACGATCGCGCACTCGCTGCTCGCCATCGAGGGGGGCGCCGATCCAAGGGCGGAGGCCGCTACGCTGTTCCGCGCGTTCCACACCCTCAAGGGAGCCGCGTTCACCGTGGGGTGCCGTGCCATCGGGGACTTCGCCCATCGCGTGGAGGACCTCCTCGTCGCCGTCCGGGAGGCGCGCCAGCCCTTCACCCCCGCGGTGGTGGAGGCGGTGTTCGCGAGTGCCGATGCCATCCGCCTCATGCTCGCGGCGGCGACCGAGCGCCCGCGCGGCCTGGACGCGGCGGCGCAGCGGGCGCGGGGGCTCATCGCCGCGCTCATGGTGGATGGCCGCGCCGCTGCGAAGGAGACGGCCGCGGAGGACGCGCACGTCCCCGAGACGGCGACCGCCTCCCCCCGCGTGGCGGTCGCGCCGGCCCCGCGCGCGAGCATCCGGGTCGCGGTGGACCGCCTGGACTCGCTGATGAACCTGGTCGGCGAGCTCATGGTCGCGCGGGCGCGTATGGACGAGCACCTCGCGCAGCTCGACCGAGTGGGCGAGCTCTTGCTCTGGAGTCGCACGCGCATGGGGGAGGCGGTGCGCGCCTTCGAGGGCAAGTACGAGTACACGCAGCTGCCCGCCATGGCCGGCGCGCGCGCCGGCGGCGGCACGGGCGTCCCGCCGCTGGGTCCCCCCACGACCGGCCACTCCAGCGCCCTCGTCCATGAGTTCGAGGAGCTCGAGTTCGATCGCTACGACGACTTCAATATCCTCTCGCGGCGCGTCGCGGAGGTCTCCGCCGATGTGGGCGAGGTGCAGGCGCAGCTGGCCGCGCTGGTGCGCATCGTGCGGGACGACGCCGCCCAGATGCAGCGTCTCACCTGGAGCTTGCGCGGCGAGATCACGCGCTCGCGCATGGTGCGCATCGGCACGCTCTTCGGCCGCTTCCTGCGTCGGATCCGCGCCATCGCGGCGGACACCGGCAAGTCGGTGGACGTGAAGGTCATGGGGGAGGGCGTCGAGCTCGACAACACCATCATCGAGCAGATCGCTGACCCGCTGCTGCACCTCGTCCAGAACGCGGTGTTTCACGGCATTGAGCCCGAGGCGGAGCGGACCGCCCAGGGGAAGCCCGCCCGCGGCACCCTCACCTTGCGTGCCTATCAGGAGGGCGGCTCGGTGTACGTGGAGGTGGAGGACGACGGGCGCGGCATCGCCGCCGACCGTCTGCGCGCGAGCGCCGTCCGGGGCGGCTTCCTGGACGTGCCGGGGGCCGCGCGGCTCAACGACCGCGAAGCGCTCGACCTCGTCTTCCTGCCGGGGTTCAGCACCGCCGAGGTCGCGACCTCGGTGGCCGGGCGGGGCATCGGCATGGACGTGGTCCGCACCAACGTGCTGCGGCTCGGTGGCGAGATCGACGTCGAGACCGAGGTCTCTGTAGGCACGCGCTTCACCCTCAAGCTGCCGCTCACCGTCCTCATCGGTCACGCGCTCGCCATCCGGGTCGGGAAGACGGAGCTCGCGGTCCCGGTCAGCGCGGTGCGCGGCCTCTACGCCGTGGACCCCGCGGATATGCACGCCGGACCCGAGGGCGAGACGGTGGAGCTCGAGGGGGATGTGCTCGATCTCATCCGGCTGGCCCGGGTGCTCGAGCTGTCCGGCGAGGCACCCTCCGGGCGCATCCCCGTGATGGGCCTGCGGGCGGGCCGCCGGGTCGTTGCCGTCGCCGTCGACGAGTTCCTCGGCAAGCAGGAGATCGTCATCAAGAGCCTCGGCGCCTTCCTGGAGGACGCTGGGCCCTGGGCCGGCGCCAGCATCGCGGGCGATGGACGGATGGTGCTGCTTCTCGATCCCAACCGCCTGGTCGAGCGCGTGCGGGGGGCCGGCCGATCCGAGGGGCGGCCCACCGTCGAGACGCCGTCGCTTTCGCCGTCCGGACGGCCGGGCCGCGTGCTCGTGGTGGACGACTCCCTCAGCGTCCGGAAGTTCGTGGGCATGATGCTGGAGCGCGCCGGCCTCGAGGTCCGCCTGGCCTCGGACGGGCACGAAGCGCTGGGTCTCCTCGCCGAGGCGGCGAGCGACCTCGTCGTCACTGATCTCGAGATGCCCCGGGTGAACGGCTTCGAGCTGATCACCGACCTGCGCCGTCGGCCGGAAACGCGCGACATCCCGGTCATCGTGCTGACCACGCGCGCCGGCGAGAAGCATCTGGCGCTCGCGCGCAAGCTGGGGGTGGAGCACTACGTGACCAAGCCCGTGGACGAGCGCGCGTTCGTCGCGCTGGCCTTGAGCCTGGTGCCGCAGGGCGCCCGGGGGGCCCGGCCGTGA
- a CDS encoding ABC transporter substrate-binding protein: MKRRTVLQLLSAGVGSGVLGGLSARAWGQAPARSAGEPVVASAPGVTSREVRIGMSAAFKGTAAGLGAEFYRGAQAYYDEVNSRGGINGRNLAVIALDDGYEPTPCIRNTQQLVEKENVFFLSNYVGTPTLTRALPLIKRYTAQQVILVGNFTGAQPQREAPYVEHVFNIRASYRQEMMALVDRFWDQGARKFGVFYQVDAYGRSGTDGVARGLALRSAQIAAEATYRRGAKFEDDMAPAVQELRKAGVDVVLCTGAYQGCGAFVRGARDLGWGVPIANVSFVGSDAMLALLLQHGRTTGRDYTAALVNSQVVPSYDDVSLPGVVEYRTLMDRHKPSVPESLRDPAYTAQKLSFISLEGFVNAKVIVEGIRRAGVNPTRASFRAALETMRNVDLGIAAPLTFAPERHQGLDNVYFTRVENGRWVPVQDWNAAIKA, encoded by the coding sequence ATGAAGCGGCGGACAGTGCTGCAGCTGTTGTCGGCGGGGGTGGGGAGCGGCGTCCTGGGCGGCCTGTCGGCGCGCGCGTGGGGCCAGGCCCCGGCCAGGAGCGCCGGCGAACCCGTGGTCGCGAGCGCGCCGGGCGTCACCAGCCGCGAGGTCCGCATCGGCATGAGTGCCGCGTTCAAGGGCACCGCCGCCGGCCTGGGCGCCGAGTTCTACCGCGGCGCGCAGGCCTACTACGACGAGGTGAACAGCCGCGGCGGGATCAACGGCCGCAACCTCGCGGTGATCGCCCTCGACGACGGCTACGAGCCCACCCCCTGCATCCGCAACACGCAGCAGCTGGTCGAGAAGGAGAACGTCTTCTTTCTCTCGAACTACGTGGGCACGCCCACGCTGACGCGCGCCCTACCCCTCATCAAGCGCTACACCGCGCAGCAGGTGATCCTGGTCGGCAACTTCACCGGGGCCCAGCCGCAGCGCGAGGCGCCCTACGTCGAGCACGTCTTCAACATCCGGGCGTCGTATCGCCAGGAGATGATGGCCCTCGTCGACCGCTTCTGGGACCAGGGGGCGCGCAAGTTCGGCGTCTTCTACCAGGTGGACGCCTACGGCCGCAGCGGCACGGACGGGGTGGCCCGCGGGCTGGCCCTCCGCAGCGCGCAGATTGCCGCCGAAGCCACCTACCGTCGCGGCGCCAAGTTCGAAGACGACATGGCGCCGGCGGTGCAGGAGCTGCGCAAGGCCGGTGTGGATGTGGTGCTCTGCACGGGCGCGTATCAGGGCTGCGGGGCCTTCGTGCGCGGTGCGCGCGACCTCGGATGGGGCGTCCCGATCGCCAACGTGTCCTTCGTGGGCTCGGACGCCATGCTCGCGCTGCTCCTGCAGCACGGCCGCACCACGGGTCGTGACTACACCGCCGCGCTGGTGAACTCGCAGGTGGTTCCGAGCTACGACGACGTGTCGCTGCCCGGCGTGGTCGAGTACCGCACCCTCATGGACCGTCACAAGCCGTCGGTGCCGGAGTCGCTGCGGGATCCCGCGTACACGGCGCAGAAGCTCTCGTTCATCAGCCTCGAGGGCTTCGTCAACGCCAAGGTGATCGTGGAGGGCATCCGCCGCGCCGGAGTCAATCCCACGCGCGCGAGCTTCCGCGCCGCGCTGGAGACCATGCGGAACGTGGATCTGGGCATCGCGGCGCCCCTGACCTTCGCCCCCGAGCGCCATCAGGGGCTCGACAACGTCTACTTCACCCGGGTCGAGAACGGCCGTTGGGTTCCGGTGCAGGACTGGAACGCCGCGATCAAGGCGTAG
- a CDS encoding response regulator, which yields MAKVLVVDDSLSVRKVVERALVARQLEVVSAASGNEAIAQIERELPDLVVCDVVMPDRDGYEICRFVKSHPKLGRVPVLLISGIVNGTVLEQAAEARSDDVLRKPFEAAELVRKVSELLAGNGASGRPATARLDAPAANGAPVPAAQPAPATVPVPPAAPPITPQSVAAILSRARSGEPSTPPAGWTPPAPAPRVEPAAAARPPAPLAPDLRTALAQFMTASGADWAALSDREGFLIEAAGAAWSEVEIASAMAACLVESSEGIGRELGRGGLGAMLVEYEKGSVLLHTVGSTAVLAVMLKDAAALGKVRYYVKRFLPDLARFV from the coding sequence ATGGCAAAGGTCCTGGTCGTGGACGATTCGCTGAGCGTGCGCAAGGTCGTGGAGCGCGCGCTGGTCGCCCGCCAGCTCGAAGTGGTCTCGGCGGCGTCCGGCAACGAAGCCATCGCACAGATCGAGCGCGAGCTGCCCGATCTGGTGGTGTGCGACGTCGTGATGCCCGACCGCGACGGCTACGAGATCTGCCGCTTCGTGAAGTCGCATCCCAAGCTCGGGCGGGTGCCGGTGCTGCTGATCTCCGGCATTGTCAACGGGACCGTCCTCGAGCAGGCCGCGGAGGCCCGGTCCGACGACGTGCTGCGCAAGCCCTTCGAGGCGGCCGAGCTGGTCCGCAAGGTTTCCGAGCTCCTGGCCGGCAACGGCGCCTCCGGCCGCCCGGCGACGGCGCGCCTGGACGCGCCCGCCGCCAACGGCGCGCCCGTGCCGGCAGCGCAGCCGGCGCCGGCGACCGTGCCCGTTCCGCCCGCGGCGCCGCCGATCACGCCGCAGTCGGTCGCCGCCATTCTGAGCCGCGCGCGTAGCGGCGAGCCCTCGACCCCGCCCGCCGGGTGGACTCCGCCTGCCCCCGCCCCCCGCGTGGAGCCGGCCGCGGCGGCGCGCCCGCCTGCCCCGCTCGCGCCGGATCTCCGCACGGCGCTCGCGCAGTTCATGACCGCCTCGGGCGCCGACTGGGCGGCGCTCAGCGATCGCGAGGGCTTTCTCATCGAGGCGGCCGGGGCCGCGTGGTCCGAGGTCGAGATCGCCTCGGCCATGGCGGCCTGTCTGGTGGAGTCCTCCGAAGGCATCGGCCGCGAGCTCGGCCGGGGCGGCCTCGGCGCGATGCTCGTGGAATACGAGAAGGGATCCGTGCTGCTTCACACCGTGGGCTCGACGGCAGTGCTGGCCGTGATGCTCAAGGACGCGGCCGCGCTCGGGAAGGTCCGCTACTACGTGAAGCGGTTCCTGCCCGACCTGGCGCGGTTCGTCTGA
- the cheB gene encoding chemotaxis-specific protein-glutamate methyltransferase CheB yields the protein MKVRGHGMDGAVSTPVRVLVAGESRAMRSALRRMLGADRRLDVVGLASDADEVLRSVIRLRPDVIVVDVGMDPSDALATIDRVMAEHPTAMVVMSAATPEGGESAIRALELGAVDVLAKPSWSVDPGLSALADEMVRKILTASRVRPARVAAARPGERPPAASHPSLPTFGVPANDQGWTPCVVIAASTGGPAALLSLIPELPKELPASVLVVQHMPAPYTYTFAHMLNDRAAIEVREAAEGDRLARGQAFVCPGSRHLTVDARGTVWLRPAQSSSQDSPSADLAMTSVAEQAAGLAIGVVLTGMGRDAALGAAAIRKSGGIVIAQDEASSAVYGMPRAAADMGCVDAMVPLSGLPETVLACVGDLLSHHLRMGHAS from the coding sequence GTGAAGGTCCGGGGCCATGGGATGGATGGAGCGGTCAGCACCCCCGTGCGGGTGCTGGTGGCGGGCGAGTCGCGCGCCATGCGCAGCGCGCTCCGTCGCATGCTGGGCGCGGATCGACGCCTCGACGTGGTCGGGCTGGCGAGCGACGCCGATGAGGTCCTCCGCTCGGTCATCCGTCTTCGACCCGACGTGATCGTGGTCGACGTCGGGATGGATCCCTCCGATGCCCTCGCGACGATCGACCGGGTCATGGCCGAACATCCGACAGCCATGGTCGTGATGAGCGCGGCCACGCCGGAGGGCGGCGAGTCGGCCATCCGCGCGCTCGAGCTGGGAGCCGTGGACGTACTCGCGAAGCCCAGCTGGAGCGTGGACCCCGGGCTGAGCGCGCTCGCCGACGAGATGGTCCGCAAGATCCTGACCGCCTCGCGCGTGCGACCGGCGCGCGTCGCGGCGGCGCGCCCGGGCGAGCGGCCGCCCGCCGCCTCGCACCCGAGCCTGCCCACCTTCGGCGTGCCCGCCAACGACCAGGGCTGGACTCCCTGCGTGGTGATCGCCGCATCCACCGGCGGGCCGGCCGCGCTGCTCTCGCTGATCCCTGAGCTGCCGAAGGAGCTGCCCGCCTCGGTGCTCGTGGTGCAGCACATGCCCGCGCCCTATACCTACACGTTCGCCCACATGCTGAACGACCGCGCGGCCATCGAGGTGCGCGAGGCTGCCGAGGGCGACCGCCTGGCGCGGGGGCAAGCCTTCGTCTGCCCGGGCTCGCGGCATCTCACCGTCGACGCGCGCGGCACGGTGTGGCTTCGCCCCGCGCAGAGCTCGTCCCAGGACTCGCCGTCCGCCGACCTGGCGATGACGTCCGTGGCGGAGCAGGCGGCGGGCCTCGCCATCGGCGTGGTGCTCACCGGGATGGGCCGCGATGCCGCGCTCGGCGCCGCCGCCATCCGGAAGAGCGGCGGCATCGTGATCGCGCAGGACGAGGCGTCCTCGGCGGTGTACGGGATGCCGCGCGCTGCCGCCGACATGGGCTGCGTCGACGCGATGGTGCCCCTGTCCGGGCTGCCCGAGACGGTGCTGGCCTGCGTGGGCGATCTGCTGAGCCATCACCTGCGGATGGGCCATGCCTCTTAG
- a CDS encoding DUF4388 domain-containing protein — translation MPKVLLVDPEPDSRGAFERALRGDGYEVSVATSGSFALTQIEWDRPHVIVTQARVDDMDGCELFGLVRSDPKTREIPFLLVAGLERHIAAQAAAHGVDRLCTGHVSMRVFLDGVRALLTGEPAAGAAAPAASAAPKEPPAQVMRGTLDVMDLPALAQAIAMGGKTGRLTVTLTPGVGVLEFEGGQLVHAEYGGESGEQAFTDLVCASQAEGAGDFCFSPVARGQTGKLPRTVHRSVDRLLLRIAAGIDEGRAALETIEPAAPGRAAKGRA, via the coding sequence ATGCCCAAGGTCTTGCTGGTTGATCCCGAGCCGGATAGCCGCGGCGCGTTCGAGCGCGCCCTGCGGGGTGACGGCTACGAGGTCTCCGTCGCGACGAGCGGATCATTCGCCCTGACGCAGATCGAGTGGGATCGGCCTCACGTCATCGTCACCCAGGCGCGGGTGGACGACATGGACGGCTGCGAGCTGTTCGGGCTCGTGCGGAGCGACCCGAAGACCAGGGAAATTCCGTTCCTGCTCGTTGCCGGGCTGGAGCGGCACATCGCCGCGCAGGCCGCCGCGCACGGGGTCGACCGGCTCTGCACGGGCCACGTGAGCATGCGTGTCTTCCTGGACGGTGTGCGCGCGCTGCTCACGGGCGAGCCGGCGGCGGGCGCCGCCGCGCCGGCGGCGAGCGCTGCGCCGAAGGAGCCGCCGGCCCAGGTGATGCGGGGCACGCTCGACGTCATGGACCTGCCCGCGCTCGCCCAGGCCATCGCGATGGGCGGCAAGACGGGCCGACTGACGGTGACCCTGACTCCGGGCGTGGGCGTGCTCGAGTTCGAGGGCGGCCAGCTGGTCCACGCCGAGTACGGCGGGGAGAGCGGAGAGCAGGCCTTCACCGACTTGGTCTGCGCCTCGCAGGCGGAGGGCGCCGGGGACTTCTGCTTCTCACCGGTCGCGCGCGGCCAGACGGGCAAGCTGCCCCGGACGGTACACCGGAGCGTGGATCGGTTGCTCCTGCGCATCGCCGCAGGCATCGATGAGGGCCGCGCGGCCCTCGAGACAATCGAACCGGCCGCCCCCGGGCGCGCCGCGAAAGGGCGGGCCTAG
- a CDS encoding methyl-accepting chemotaxis protein, translating into MAATTEQGRGKGEGEDAAAAMPSEAPVRARRRRFGLLAKITTLLFLILVPLAALTWWISVQSLRANLTAEFTSKGSAIAKGLANSGVDLILTRDASTVQAQVDQVAGITGVAYVMVYDPQKTLIAHTFAPFVPPGLVDQNLVPGDWPQKVQDVSFKDPAGGAQRDVIDIAVPVLAGQLGTVRVGMDRSIIVVAAAQAGRTLLLMFGGFAVVAAAAGMVFARRVTRPVQQLVRVAEQVGRGDLSKLAPVQSRDEIGQLAVTFNDSIVRLRSLVQTVAERDAERRQRQELQANITRFLDVTTEVSRGDLTRRGEVTSDVLGSVVDSINVMVGEIAAILVEVRQAAHHVSSSANEMIVSMGQIETGSRAQARDAMQATGTAQQLGTSARTVASSADASARAARQGLEAAQHGEQAVRNSLESMQRIRAEVQGVSKKIKGLGERSLEIADIVNTIDDIAAQTNLLALNAAIEAAGAGEAGLRFAVVADEVRKLAERSAKATKDIAVLIKNFQSETQQAVIAMEEGTREVETGYRVATQAGESLREIAAVSQKSAGLAQEISVSTQDQVKGAEHVGLAVQAIAGVALQTEQGVVETRKTVDDLVQLAEELTKVLSRFKLAV; encoded by the coding sequence ATGGCAGCGACGACGGAACAGGGGCGAGGCAAGGGGGAAGGGGAGGACGCGGCGGCGGCCATGCCGTCGGAGGCCCCGGTGCGGGCGCGCAGGCGCCGGTTCGGACTGCTCGCGAAGATCACGACGCTCCTGTTCCTCATCCTGGTCCCGCTCGCCGCCCTGACGTGGTGGATCTCGGTGCAGTCGCTCCGCGCAAACCTCACCGCCGAGTTCACCTCGAAGGGGAGCGCCATCGCCAAGGGTCTCGCCAACTCCGGGGTGGACCTCATCCTCACCCGCGACGCCTCCACCGTGCAGGCCCAGGTGGACCAGGTCGCCGGTATTACCGGCGTGGCCTACGTGATGGTGTACGACCCCCAGAAGACGCTCATCGCCCATACCTTCGCGCCGTTCGTGCCGCCCGGCCTCGTGGACCAGAACCTCGTGCCCGGCGACTGGCCGCAGAAGGTGCAGGACGTGTCGTTCAAGGACCCGGCCGGGGGGGCGCAGCGCGACGTCATCGACATCGCGGTGCCCGTGCTCGCAGGCCAGCTCGGCACCGTGCGGGTGGGCATGGATCGCTCCATCATCGTCGTCGCGGCGGCCCAGGCCGGCCGCACGCTCCTCCTGATGTTCGGTGGCTTCGCGGTGGTGGCGGCGGCGGCCGGCATGGTCTTCGCCCGCCGGGTGACCCGGCCCGTCCAGCAGCTCGTCCGCGTCGCCGAGCAGGTTGGTCGCGGTGACCTCTCCAAGCTCGCGCCCGTGCAGTCGCGGGACGAGATTGGCCAGCTCGCCGTCACCTTCAACGACTCCATCGTGCGGCTGCGCTCGCTGGTGCAGACGGTGGCCGAGCGCGACGCGGAGCGACGCCAGCGCCAGGAGCTGCAGGCCAACATCACCCGCTTCCTGGACGTAACCACCGAGGTGTCGCGCGGCGACCTCACGCGGCGGGGCGAGGTCACGTCCGACGTGCTCGGAAGCGTCGTCGACTCCATCAACGTCATGGTGGGCGAGATCGCCGCCATCCTCGTCGAGGTGCGCCAGGCCGCCCACCACGTGTCGAGCAGCGCCAACGAGATGATCGTGTCGATGGGCCAGATCGAGACGGGCTCGCGCGCCCAGGCGCGTGACGCCATGCAGGCCACCGGGACCGCCCAGCAGCTCGGCACCTCCGCGCGCACCGTGGCCAGCAGCGCGGATGCCTCAGCCCGCGCGGCCCGGCAGGGTCTGGAAGCCGCCCAGCACGGCGAGCAGGCGGTGCGGAACAGCCTGGAGAGCATGCAGCGCATCCGGGCCGAGGTGCAGGGCGTCTCCAAGAAGATCAAGGGCCTCGGCGAGCGATCGCTCGAGATCGCCGACATCGTCAACACCATCGACGACATCGCCGCGCAGACCAACCTGCTCGCCCTCAATGCCGCCATCGAGGCGGCGGGCGCCGGTGAGGCCGGCCTCCGCTTCGCGGTCGTGGCCGACGAGGTGCGGAAGCTCGCCGAGCGCTCGGCCAAGGCCACCAAGGACATCGCAGTCCTCATCAAGAACTTCCAGTCCGAGACGCAGCAGGCGGTGATCGCGATGGAGGAGGGGACGCGCGAAGTCGAGACGGGCTATCGCGTCGCGACCCAGGCCGGAGAGAGCCTCCGCGAAATCGCGGCGGTGTCGCAGAAGTCGGCGGGCCTGGCCCAGGAGATCTCTGTATCCACCCAGGACCAGGTGAAGGGCGCCGAGCACGTGGGCCTCGCCGTCCAGGCCATCGCCGGCGTGGCGTTGCAGACGGAGCAGGGCGTGGTCGAGACCCGCAAGACGGTGGACGACCTCGTGCAGCTGGCCGAGGAGCTGACCAAGGTGCTGTCACGCTTCAAGCTCGCGGTCTAG